A section of the Streptomyces sp. CG1 genome encodes:
- a CDS encoding alpha/beta hydrolase: protein MSLTGTPFLYTTILLAVVALILPLVLWSRVRGPKPLRAATRVLMLLFAQVTAITLVFVVVNNSNNLYDNWADLLGTGNHVQQAANLGADGTGGIAYKKLPKVQQKFTPADGPGMHAAGGVKVTQLKGRVSGVNAEVYVWLPPQYNDPAYKNKKFPVVELLSGYPGSAKAWFGSLKVHEQLEPLMKSGQVAPFILVSPRTNLIAKIDTGCANIPGTVNADTWLSIDVPKMITDNFRAESAPDSWAAAGYSAGAHCAAKLAVAHPDRYRAAISLSGYNDPIGERNSLAAGSIELRRANNPYYILKNYRTPPKVSLYISGENGDGYQAGVALEQIAKPPTYVKVVFLPRSAGGHSMALWRPQVPTVFEWLTMEIGHGSSAGHTGTHTAGPITPRSPSTGGSTRAELASGTASRAGAARKP, encoded by the coding sequence ATGAGCCTCACCGGGACTCCGTTCCTCTACACGACCATCCTGCTGGCCGTGGTCGCACTGATACTGCCGCTCGTCCTGTGGTCGCGAGTGCGCGGGCCCAAGCCCCTGCGTGCCGCTACCCGAGTGCTGATGCTGCTGTTCGCCCAGGTCACTGCCATCACGCTCGTCTTCGTGGTGGTCAACAACTCCAACAACCTGTACGACAACTGGGCTGACCTGCTCGGCACGGGCAACCATGTGCAGCAGGCCGCCAACCTCGGCGCCGACGGCACCGGCGGCATCGCGTACAAGAAGCTGCCCAAGGTGCAGCAGAAGTTCACCCCCGCCGACGGGCCCGGCATGCACGCGGCCGGCGGCGTCAAGGTCACCCAGCTCAAGGGCCGGGTGTCGGGTGTGAACGCCGAGGTCTACGTCTGGCTGCCGCCGCAGTACAACGACCCGGCGTACAAGAACAAGAAGTTCCCGGTCGTCGAACTGCTGTCGGGCTACCCGGGTTCGGCGAAGGCCTGGTTCGGCTCACTGAAGGTGCACGAGCAGCTGGAGCCGCTCATGAAGAGCGGCCAGGTCGCCCCGTTCATCCTGGTGTCCCCGCGGACGAACCTGATCGCCAAGATCGACACGGGGTGCGCCAACATCCCCGGCACCGTGAACGCGGACACCTGGCTGAGCATCGACGTGCCGAAGATGATCACAGACAACTTCCGCGCCGAGTCCGCGCCGGACAGCTGGGCCGCGGCCGGCTACTCGGCCGGCGCCCACTGTGCGGCCAAGCTCGCCGTCGCGCACCCCGACCGCTACCGGGCCGCCATCAGTCTGTCCGGCTACAACGACCCGATCGGCGAGCGCAACTCGCTGGCCGCCGGGAGCATCGAGCTGCGGCGGGCCAACAACCCCTACTACATCCTGAAGAACTACCGCACCCCGCCGAAGGTCTCGCTGTACATCTCCGGCGAGAACGGCGACGGCTACCAGGCCGGTGTGGCGCTGGAGCAGATCGCGAAGCCGCCGACGTACGTGAAGGTGGTGTTCCTGCCGCGCAGCGCGGGCGGGCACTCGATGGCGCTGTGGCGACCGCAGGTGCCGACGGTGTTCGAGTGGCTGACCATGGAGATCGGGCACGGCAGCAGCGCCGGGCACACGGGCACGCACACGGCCGGCCCGATCACTCCTCGGTCACCGTCGACCGGCGGTTCCACGCGCGCGGAGCTCGCCAGTGGAACCGCATCGCGAGCAGGCGCAGCACGAAAGCCGTGA
- a CDS encoding thioesterase family protein, producing the protein MPEAASVPATRAVIGDSEFDRDSAVFRREPGVYDIDLSAGWTIFGAVNGGFLLAVLGRALADALPHPDPFTISAHYLTASRPGPAVVRTETVRTGRTLSTGQASLLQYDDEGNEVERIRVLASYGDLAALPDDVRTTATPPAFPPLEQCFGPDDGPAPVDGGSAIADRLMIKLDPATLGWALGAPSGKGEMRAWFGLADGRDADPLSLLLAVDALPPTAFEIGIKGWVPTVELTVHVRHRPAPGPLRVAITTRNLAGGFLEEDAEVWDSEDRLVAQSRQLARVRLG; encoded by the coding sequence ATGCCAGAAGCAGCTTCCGTCCCTGCCACACGGGCCGTGATCGGCGACAGCGAGTTCGACCGCGACAGTGCGGTCTTCCGGCGCGAGCCCGGTGTCTACGACATCGACCTGTCCGCCGGCTGGACCATCTTCGGTGCCGTCAACGGCGGTTTTCTGCTGGCCGTCCTCGGCCGTGCCCTCGCGGACGCCCTCCCGCACCCGGACCCGTTCACCATCTCCGCGCACTATCTGACCGCCTCCCGGCCCGGCCCGGCGGTCGTGCGCACCGAGACGGTCCGCACCGGCCGCACCCTCTCCACCGGCCAGGCCTCGCTCCTCCAGTACGACGACGAGGGCAACGAGGTCGAACGCATCCGCGTCCTCGCCTCCTACGGCGACCTCGCCGCCCTCCCCGACGACGTCCGTACGACGGCGACGCCGCCCGCGTTCCCGCCGCTGGAGCAGTGCTTCGGGCCCGACGACGGGCCGGCCCCGGTCGACGGCGGTTCCGCCATCGCCGACCGGCTGATGATCAAGCTGGACCCGGCCACCCTCGGCTGGGCGCTCGGCGCACCCTCCGGCAAGGGCGAGATGCGCGCCTGGTTCGGGCTGGCCGACGGCCGCGACGCGGACCCCCTCTCGCTGCTGCTCGCGGTGGACGCCCTGCCGCCCACCGCCTTCGAGATCGGCATCAAGGGCTGGGTCCCGACGGTGGAACTCACCGTCCATGTCCGCCACCGCCCGGCCCCCGGCCCGCTGCGGGTGGCCATCACCACCCGCAACCTGGCCGGCGGGTTCCTGGAGGAGGACGCCGAGGTCTGGGACAGCGAAGACCGCCTGGTCGCCCAGTCCCGGCAGCTGGCCCGGGTCAGGCTCGGCTGA
- a CDS encoding TIGR03086 family metal-binding protein, giving the protein MFTDPRPLYTRATEQAAALIRTVRPEDLTGPTPCTEYDVRSLLSHIVGGTRRIAVVGEGGDGLAVEPFADGVMDDGWAAVYDEVRVRVLKAWESDERMTGPVRVPWGEVPGHAALSGYVMEIVTHTWDLAEALGHPHGLDPELAEFALATARRVLPDSRPRDEDTPFDTRREAPEGAGAYDQLAAWLGREPLSRA; this is encoded by the coding sequence ATGTTCACCGACCCCCGCCCCCTCTACACCCGCGCCACCGAGCAGGCGGCCGCACTCATAAGGACCGTGCGCCCCGAAGACCTCACCGGGCCGACCCCCTGTACCGAGTACGACGTACGGTCCCTGCTGAGCCACATCGTCGGCGGCACCCGCCGGATCGCAGTCGTCGGCGAGGGCGGCGACGGACTCGCGGTGGAGCCCTTCGCCGACGGCGTCATGGACGACGGCTGGGCGGCGGTTTACGACGAGGTGCGCGTCCGCGTCCTGAAGGCCTGGGAGAGCGACGAGCGGATGACGGGCCCGGTGCGGGTGCCCTGGGGCGAGGTACCCGGTCACGCGGCGCTCTCCGGTTACGTCATGGAGATCGTGACCCATACCTGGGACCTCGCCGAGGCCCTCGGCCACCCCCATGGACTCGACCCGGAGCTGGCCGAGTTCGCCCTCGCCACCGCGCGCCGGGTACTGCCCGACTCCCGCCCCCGGGACGAGGACACCCCCTTCGACACCCGCCGGGAAGCGCCCGAAGGGGCGGGAGCCTACGACCAGCTGGCGGCCTGGCTGGGCCGGGAGCCGCTCAGCCGAGCCTGA
- a CDS encoding helix-turn-helix transcriptional regulator has product MKSDRLLSILLLLQTRGRVPAPELADRLEVSVRTIYRDIEALSASGVPVYAERGRHGGIELLAGFRTDVTGLTADESRALFILAAQGAHAALGLDAALGSALRKVMAALPAPHRPAAEVTSRRILVDATRWKSGPQQAVDLDVLQDAVFSDRRLKLRYRHSGEREPRTYTVDPYGLVAKAGVWYLVADRRGAPQLFRADRIRSARPLEEPVRRRPGIELADAWEALRRQVEEREGGIEVTVRVRRERLDMFRRVAAAHLAAPPDDDGESEWITARLAYPVLGAVRQLLAFSDRVEVLDPPEAQAELLAAARSVTALYQEAPGP; this is encoded by the coding sequence GTGAAGTCCGACCGGCTGCTCTCGATCCTGCTGCTCCTGCAGACCCGGGGCCGCGTCCCCGCGCCCGAACTCGCCGACCGGCTGGAGGTGTCGGTCCGCACCATCTACCGGGACATCGAGGCACTGTCGGCCTCCGGCGTCCCCGTGTACGCCGAGCGCGGCCGGCATGGCGGCATCGAACTCCTCGCCGGTTTCCGTACCGACGTGACCGGGCTGACCGCCGACGAGTCCCGGGCCCTGTTCATCCTGGCCGCACAGGGGGCTCACGCGGCCCTCGGGCTCGACGCGGCTCTCGGCTCGGCCCTGCGCAAGGTGATGGCCGCGCTGCCGGCGCCGCACCGGCCCGCCGCCGAGGTGACCAGCCGCCGCATCCTGGTGGACGCCACCCGCTGGAAGAGCGGCCCCCAGCAGGCCGTCGACCTGGACGTGCTCCAGGACGCCGTCTTCTCCGACCGGCGCCTGAAGCTGCGCTACCGGCACAGCGGGGAGCGGGAGCCGCGGACGTACACCGTCGACCCGTACGGCCTGGTCGCCAAGGCCGGGGTCTGGTACCTGGTCGCCGACCGGCGCGGCGCGCCGCAGCTGTTCCGGGCCGACCGGATCCGCTCGGCCCGGCCGCTGGAGGAGCCGGTACGGCGGCGTCCGGGCATCGAACTCGCCGACGCCTGGGAGGCGCTGCGCCGCCAGGTGGAGGAGCGGGAGGGCGGGATCGAGGTGACCGTGCGGGTGCGGCGGGAGCGGCTGGACATGTTCCGGCGGGTGGCCGCCGCGCATCTGGCCGCTCCGCCGGACGACGACGGTGAGAGCGAGTGGATCACCGCCCGGCTGGCCTACCCGGTGCTGGGCGCGGTCCGTCAACTCCTCGCGTTCTCCGACCGGGTGGAGGTGCTGGACCCGCCCGAGGCCCAAGCGGAACTGCTGGCGGCGGCCCGCTCTGTCACGGCCTTGTACCAGGAGGCTCCGGGACCCTGA
- a CDS encoding TetR family transcriptional regulator, translated as MSHTFGIRQAQKQKTRQAFLDAALALLEEQSLSSLGLREVTRAVGVAPTAFYRHFRSTADLGVALVDEALGSLHPMVRTTVSTAGGSEARIARAIELIARHVDTHPAHVRFIARERHGGVQPVREAIRAQLVRFAEEVKAELAKDPEAVDWNDDDLLMLAHLYVDQMLITASLFLEALEAPAEERERVTQMATRQLRLITVGRGHWLD; from the coding sequence ATGAGTCACACCTTCGGCATCCGGCAGGCGCAGAAGCAGAAGACCCGGCAGGCGTTCCTCGACGCCGCGCTCGCGCTGCTGGAGGAGCAGAGCCTGAGCAGCCTGGGCCTGCGCGAGGTCACCCGGGCCGTCGGCGTCGCCCCGACCGCCTTCTACCGGCACTTCCGCTCGACCGCCGACCTCGGTGTCGCGCTGGTCGACGAGGCGCTGGGCAGCCTGCACCCGATGGTGCGGACGACGGTGTCCACGGCGGGCGGCAGCGAGGCACGCATCGCGCGCGCCATCGAGTTGATCGCCCGGCATGTGGACACGCACCCGGCCCACGTCCGGTTCATCGCCCGGGAGCGGCACGGCGGGGTGCAGCCGGTACGGGAGGCCATCCGGGCCCAACTGGTCCGGTTCGCCGAGGAGGTGAAGGCCGAGCTGGCCAAGGACCCCGAGGCCGTCGACTGGAACGACGACGACCTGCTGATGCTCGCGCACCTCTACGTCGACCAGATGCTCATCACCGCCTCCCTGTTCCTGGAGGCCCTGGAGGCCCCGGCGGAGGAGCGGGAGCGCGTCACCCAGATGGCCACCCGTCAGCTGCGGCTCATCACCGTCGGCCGCGGCCACTGGCTCGACTGA
- a CDS encoding DUF4190 domain-containing protein — translation MQLTAPVTSSDETRPAARDADGMAVASFILGLLGLLVLNVFLGPISIVLAVVSLWRGTTRRARAFLGLTLGVADLAVLAIAMQVSHTLSWSL, via the coding sequence ATGCAACTCACCGCACCGGTCACCAGTAGCGACGAGACCCGTCCGGCCGCGCGTGACGCCGACGGCATGGCCGTCGCGTCCTTCATCCTCGGCCTGCTCGGCCTGCTCGTCCTCAACGTCTTCCTCGGGCCGATCTCCATCGTCCTCGCCGTGGTGTCCCTCTGGCGCGGCACCACCCGCCGCGCCCGGGCCTTCCTGGGCCTCACCCTGGGCGTGGCCGACCTGGCCGTCCTGGCGATCGCCATGCAGGTGTCCCACACGCTGTCGTGGAGCCTGTGA
- a CDS encoding cysteine desulfurase family protein has protein sequence MAYLDHAATTPMLPEAAEALTAQLGITGNASSLHASGRQARRTVEESRETLAEALGARPSEVVFTSGGTEADNLAVKGLYWSRRDADPVRTRVLASPVEHHAVLDAVHWLGEHEGATVEYLPVDSYGRVHPEALREAISRNPDDVALVTVMWANNEIGTILPVRELADVAAEFGIPMHADAVQAFGQVPVDFAASGLAAMTVSGHKIGGPYGIGALLLGRDHTPVPVLHGGGQERHVRSGTLDVPAIASFAVAGRLATERRAWFAREIGSLRDRLIAAVRGAVPDALLGGDPAPGGRLPANAHFTFPGCEGDSLLLLLDAQGIECSTGSACTAGVAQPSHVLLATGTDPDLARGTLRFSLGHTSTEADVEAVAKVIGPAVERARAAGLS, from the coding sequence ATGGCTTACCTCGACCACGCCGCGACAACCCCCATGCTCCCGGAGGCGGCAGAGGCTCTGACCGCCCAGTTGGGCATCACGGGCAACGCCTCCTCCCTCCACGCATCCGGCCGCCAGGCACGCCGCACGGTCGAGGAATCCCGCGAAACCCTCGCGGAAGCGCTCGGCGCCCGCCCCAGCGAGGTCGTCTTCACCTCGGGCGGCACCGAGGCCGACAACCTCGCCGTCAAGGGCCTGTACTGGTCCCGCCGCGACGCCGACCCGGTCCGTACCCGCGTCCTCGCCAGCCCCGTCGAGCACCACGCCGTCCTGGACGCGGTCCACTGGCTCGGCGAACACGAGGGCGCCACCGTCGAGTACCTCCCGGTCGACTCCTACGGCCGGGTCCACCCCGAGGCCCTGCGCGAGGCGATCTCCCGCAATCCCGACGACGTCGCCCTGGTCACCGTGATGTGGGCCAACAACGAGATCGGCACGATCCTGCCGGTCCGTGAACTCGCCGACGTGGCCGCAGAGTTCGGCATCCCGATGCACGCCGACGCGGTCCAGGCCTTCGGGCAGGTCCCGGTCGACTTCGCCGCCTCCGGCCTCGCCGCGATGACCGTCTCCGGCCACAAGATCGGCGGCCCGTACGGCATCGGCGCGCTGCTGCTCGGCCGCGACCACACCCCCGTACCCGTCCTGCACGGTGGCGGCCAGGAGCGGCATGTCCGCTCCGGCACCCTCGACGTCCCCGCCATCGCGTCCTTTGCCGTCGCCGGCCGGCTAGCCACCGAGCGGCGCGCCTGGTTCGCCCGTGAGATCGGTTCTCTGCGTGACCGGCTGATCGCAGCAGTCCGTGGTGCCGTCCCGGACGCCCTTCTCGGCGGCGACCCGGCCCCCGGGGGTCGCCTCCCGGCCAACGCGCACTTCACCTTCCCCGGCTGCGAGGGCGACTCCCTGCTGCTCCTGCTGGACGCCCAGGGCATCGAGTGCTCGACCGGTTCCGCCTGTACGGCGGGCGTCGCCCAGCCCAGCCATGTGCTGCTCGCCACCGGCACCGACCCGGACCTGGCCCGTGGCACCCTGCGCTTCTCCCTCGGCCACACGTCCACCGAGGCGGATGTGGAAGCGGTCGCGAAGGTGATCGGCCCGGCGGTGGAAAGAGCGCGCGCCGCAGGCCTGAGCTGA
- the mnmA gene encoding tRNA 2-thiouridine(34) synthase MnmA, which translates to MTETPQRPLRVLAAMSGGVDSAVAAARAAEAGHDVTGVHLALSANPQSFRTGARGCCTIEDSRDARRAADVIGIPFYVWDLADRFREDVVEDFVAEYEAGRTPNPCLRCNEKIKFAALLDKALALGFDAVCTGHYAKVIVREDGSRELHRASDMAKDQSYVLGVLDDKQLAHAMFPLGDTVTTKEEIRAEAERRGLAVAKKPDSHDICFIADGDTQGFLAQRLGKAEGDIVDESGAKLGTHEGAYGYTIGQRKGLRLGTPAPDGKPRYVLDISPVTNTVTVGPAAALDVTGLTAIKPRWCGTAPTGPGTYTAQLRAHGGETVVTAEPVDGELRVSFTEPVRGVAPGQAIVLYDGTRVVGSATIATTTRTAATVA; encoded by the coding sequence ATGACTGAGACCCCGCAGCGCCCCCTCCGCGTCCTCGCCGCCATGTCCGGTGGAGTCGACTCCGCCGTCGCCGCCGCGCGCGCCGCGGAAGCCGGCCACGACGTCACCGGCGTCCACCTCGCGCTCTCCGCGAACCCGCAGTCCTTCCGGACCGGCGCGCGGGGCTGTTGCACCATCGAGGACTCGCGCGACGCCCGCCGCGCGGCCGACGTCATCGGCATCCCCTTCTACGTCTGGGACCTCGCCGACCGCTTCCGCGAGGACGTGGTCGAGGACTTCGTCGCCGAGTACGAGGCCGGCCGCACCCCCAACCCCTGCCTGCGCTGCAACGAGAAGATCAAGTTCGCCGCGCTGCTCGACAAGGCGCTGGCCCTCGGCTTCGACGCGGTCTGCACCGGCCACTACGCCAAGGTGATCGTGCGCGAGGACGGCTCACGCGAGCTGCACCGCGCCTCCGACATGGCGAAGGACCAGTCGTACGTCCTCGGCGTGCTGGACGACAAGCAGCTCGCCCACGCCATGTTCCCGCTCGGCGACACGGTCACCACCAAGGAGGAGATCCGCGCCGAGGCCGAGCGCCGGGGCCTGGCCGTCGCCAAGAAGCCCGACTCGCACGACATCTGCTTCATCGCCGACGGCGACACCCAGGGCTTCCTCGCCCAGCGGCTCGGCAAGGCCGAGGGCGACATCGTCGACGAGTCCGGAGCCAAGTTGGGCACGCACGAGGGCGCGTACGGCTACACCATCGGCCAGCGCAAGGGCCTGCGCCTCGGCACCCCGGCCCCCGACGGCAAGCCGCGCTACGTCCTCGACATCTCGCCCGTGACGAACACCGTGACCGTCGGCCCGGCCGCGGCCCTGGATGTGACCGGGCTGACGGCGATCAAGCCCCGCTGGTGCGGCACCGCTCCCACCGGCCCCGGCACCTACACCGCCCAGCTGCGCGCCCACGGCGGCGAGACCGTGGTCACCGCGGAACCGGTCGACGGCGAGCTGCGCGTCAGCTTCACCGAGCCGGTCCGTGGCGTGGCCCCGGGCCAGGCGATCGTCCTGTACGACGGCACGCGCGTGGTGGGCTCGGCGACGATCGCGACGACGACGCGGACGGCGGCCACTGTCGCCTGA
- a CDS encoding ATP/GTP-binding protein: MAGDDQGTARDTGLRYKGRTVTALPVVGVFGANASGKTNLLRALRDMRSAVRTSFADWAKSPGVPREPFKLDPSCADETSLFEVDLLMGGARGREPVRFTYGYELSEDRVEAEWLHAYPGGERDVWFDREADRPDAEGGEFVFSQSGGFTGRREDFVALTRPDALFLSTAATLNDPQLSAVHRWFLDNLWLVTPGADIAARTDWTHRLITEGRRSKEYRERLLRLLAAADLGVTGLDLNPQTREVRLRHRTTDGTDTPLDFLTEESFGTHAWFAFLGPMLSVLDSGSALLVDELDSSLHPTLAAEVVRLFQDPHSNPNGAQLIFTTHDATLLGSAVLDRPLGRDQVWITTKTKSGTTELYPLAAAHPDEGEDLERGYLRGKYGGVPRVTTGEIARELSWQEAKATA, encoded by the coding sequence ATGGCCGGCGACGATCAGGGCACCGCTCGCGACACAGGCCTGCGCTACAAGGGCCGCACCGTGACCGCCCTTCCCGTGGTGGGTGTCTTCGGGGCCAATGCCTCGGGCAAGACCAATCTGCTGCGCGCCCTGCGCGACATGCGCTCGGCCGTCCGCACTTCCTTCGCGGACTGGGCCAAGTCGCCGGGCGTGCCTCGTGAGCCGTTCAAGCTCGACCCTTCCTGCGCTGACGAGACCAGCCTCTTCGAGGTCGACCTGCTGATGGGCGGGGCACGCGGCAGGGAGCCGGTCCGGTTCACCTACGGTTACGAGCTCTCCGAAGACCGCGTGGAGGCCGAATGGCTGCATGCGTACCCGGGTGGCGAACGCGACGTCTGGTTCGACCGGGAGGCGGACCGGCCCGATGCCGAGGGCGGGGAGTTCGTCTTCTCCCAGAGCGGCGGCTTCACCGGGCGACGCGAAGACTTTGTGGCGCTCACCCGCCCCGACGCGCTTTTCCTCTCCACCGCGGCCACACTGAACGACCCCCAGCTGTCCGCAGTGCACCGCTGGTTCCTCGACAACCTGTGGCTGGTGACGCCGGGGGCGGACATCGCCGCCCGTACGGACTGGACGCATCGCCTGATCACCGAGGGGCGCCGCAGCAAGGAGTACCGCGAGCGGCTGCTGAGGTTGCTGGCGGCGGCCGACCTGGGCGTGACCGGCCTGGACCTAAACCCGCAGACGCGCGAGGTCCGGCTTCGCCACCGCACGACGGACGGTACGGACACCCCTCTCGACTTCCTCACGGAGGAATCCTTCGGCACCCACGCCTGGTTCGCCTTCCTCGGCCCGATGCTCAGCGTGCTGGACAGCGGCTCGGCTCTGCTCGTGGACGAGCTGGACTCCAGCCTGCACCCGACGCTCGCCGCCGAGGTCGTACGGCTCTTCCAGGACCCGCACTCCAATCCGAACGGAGCGCAGCTGATCTTCACCACGCACGACGCCACCCTGCTGGGCAGCGCGGTCCTGGACCGGCCCCTCGGTCGCGATCAGGTGTGGATCACCACGAAGACCAAATCCGGCACGACCGAGCTCTACCCGTTGGCCGCCGCCCACCCGGATGAGGGTGAGGACCTGGAGCGGGGCTATCTGCGCGGCAAGTACGGCGGCGTGCCGCGGGTCACGACCGGCGAGATCGCACGAGAACTGTCCTGGCAGGAGGCGAAGGCGACAGCGTGA
- a CDS encoding RloB family protein has product MSEWGGQQYQGSRKRKRRSSKDEEQPLEPPRLPEPSESKAQRVLYVACEGESTEPDYLRYLNRRFGDGSYGVPQRFMIHPVTKENGYTPSRAVAAVREKAAEGYETWALFDRDDHHDIPQALEEAAEDSTEVCYSHPSFDLWLLLHFQQLSGRQGKSSDNVHEKLRKSHPAFKRFAKPGGGKGLDETRRKALEGKVKDAIGHAKGLVTQCEHGSCKANQRATGPVDRDDPGNPDHLPQSTRKWAARSGHALDCEVLKRDPSSDVWRLLESLGITTDVD; this is encoded by the coding sequence GTGAGCGAGTGGGGCGGACAGCAGTACCAGGGGAGCAGGAAGCGCAAGCGCAGGAGCAGCAAGGACGAGGAACAGCCACTGGAGCCGCCGCGGTTGCCGGAGCCCTCCGAGTCGAAGGCACAGAGGGTGCTGTATGTCGCCTGCGAGGGCGAGTCCACGGAGCCTGACTACCTGAGATATCTCAACAGGCGCTTTGGGGACGGGAGTTATGGCGTACCGCAGCGCTTCATGATCCATCCCGTGACGAAGGAAAATGGGTACACCCCGTCGAGAGCTGTCGCGGCGGTACGCGAGAAGGCTGCTGAAGGGTATGAGACCTGGGCCCTCTTCGACCGCGACGACCACCACGACATCCCGCAGGCGCTGGAGGAGGCCGCGGAGGACAGCACCGAGGTCTGCTACTCCCACCCGTCCTTCGATCTGTGGCTGCTGCTGCACTTCCAGCAGCTCAGCGGACGGCAGGGCAAGAGCAGCGACAACGTCCACGAGAAACTGCGCAAGTCCCACCCGGCCTTCAAGAGGTTCGCGAAGCCGGGCGGAGGCAAGGGTCTCGACGAGACTCGCCGGAAGGCGCTGGAGGGCAAGGTCAAGGATGCCATCGGGCATGCAAAGGGCCTGGTGACCCAGTGCGAACACGGCTCGTGCAAGGCCAACCAGCGTGCCACAGGGCCCGTGGATCGGGATGACCCGGGCAACCCCGACCACCTGCCCCAGTCCACCCGCAAGTGGGCGGCCCGCTCCGGCCACGCCCTGGACTGCGAGGTGCTGAAACGCGACCCGTCCTCCGACGTCTGGCGCCTGCTGGAGAGCCTCGGCATCACAACCGACGTCGACTGA